Part of the Vicinamibacteria bacterium genome is shown below.
TACCGGGGCCTACCTGAGCGACACCGTCCGGCTCCGCGAGGCCGCGGCCACGCCCCTCGTCAAGCTCTACCAGGTGCTGCGCGGCCTCGGCCCCGCCCGGGTGGTGGACGGCCTCCGCCGCTTCCCCGAGGAGGAGGCGCTGCTCAGCGCCCTGCGCGCACCGACCCGCGCCGGCATCGACTCGCGCCGGGAAGCCCTGATCACGCTGGCGGACGCGCAGGGGGTGGTTGTGCCCGAGGAGGGCCGCCGCACGATGCGGGCGGAGGTGGTGCGGGCGGTGGGGACCCGCCTCGAGGTGCGCGCGGAGGGGGCCGGCGTCCTGGTCATCACGGAAGGATGGGACCCCGGGTGGTCGGCAGAAGTGGACGGGGTGGGAGCCCGGATCCTCCGGGTCAACGGCACCCACATGGGGGTAGTGCTGTCGGCGGGGACGCACCGGATCGTGCTCCGCCATCACGCGCGCGGACTCATGGCGGGGACGCTGCTGGCCGCTCTTGGTGCGGTGGGCCTCCTTCTGGCCCGCCGCGGGTGGCGCATTTGACCCTCCGCGAGCACGCGTGCTACGGTCGCCCATTCTCCGGCGCGCGGGCGTCGCGACCCGCCGCCGGCTGGAGCATCCCCGCTTGACTGCGTCCCGACCCAGCCTGTCCATCTTCTTCCCGGCTTACAACGACGCCGGCACCATCGCCAGCCTCGCCCTCGTCGCCCACATGACGGCCCGCACCCTCACCGACGATCACGAGGTGATCGTGGTCGACGACGGGAGCCCCGACCACACCGGCCAGATCCTGGACGAGATGACGCGGCATTTCCCCTGGCTCAAGGTGGTGCATCACGACAAGAACCGGGGCTACGGGGGCGCTCTGCGCACCGGCTTCCGCACCGCTTCGAAGGAGCTCATCTTCTACACAGACGGGGACGCGCAGTACGACCCCCGGGAGATGGTGAAGCTCCATGCCGCCCTCCTGCCGGGGGTGGACTTCGTGAACGGATACAAGATCTGGCGGCATGACCCCCTGCACCGGTTCATCATCGGAAAGATCTACCACTGGTTCGTGAAGCTCGCCTTCGGACTCAGGCTCCGGGACGTGGACTGCGACTTCCGCCTGATGCGGCGGGAGGTCTTCCGCAAGGTGGAGCTCACCCGCTCCTCCGGCGTTATCTGCGTCGAGCTCATGAAGAAGGTGCAGGACCACGGCTTCCGCCTGGCCGAGGTGCCCGTCCACCACTACCACCGCACGTACGGGAAGAGCCAGTTCTTCAACTTCCCGCGCGTGGCCCGCACCCTGGTGGATCTGACCCGGCTCTGGTGGGAGCTCGTGGTGCGCCGCGACCACCTGAAGGAGGCCCCCGCTCCCGTCCGCGAGCCCGCCCCCGACCCCAAAGAGCGCTGATGGCGGACCACCGGGACTTCTACCGGGGCCGGAGAGTCCTCGTCACGGGCGGTCTCGGCTTCATCGGCAGCAATCTCTGCCGGGCCCTGGCCGACCTGGGGGCGGAGGTCCTGGCCGTGGACAGCCTGCTCCCCGACTACGGCGGGAACCTTTTCAACCTCGCCGGCTACGAGCAGCGGGTGCGCATCAACATCGCCGACGTGCGCGGCCACGGCATGGAGTACCTGGTGCGGGACCAGGAGGTGCTCTTCAACCTGGCCGGGCAAGTGAGCCATCTGGATTCCATGAACGACCCCTTCACGGACCTGGAGATCAACTGCCGGAGCCAGCTCTCGATCCTGGAGTCGGTCCGCAAGAGCAACCCCGGGGTGAAGATCGTCTACGCGGGCACCCGCCAGGTCTACGGCAAGCCGATGCGGCTGCCCGTGGACGAGAGCCACCTCCTGAACCCGGTGGACGTGAACGGGATCAACAAGATCTCGGGGGAGTTCTACCACCTCGTCTACCACTCGGTTTACGGCATCCGGGCCTCCTCCCTGCGCCTCACCAACACCTACGGCCCCCGGCAGCTCATCAAGCACAACCGACAGGGCTTCATCGGCTGGTTCATCCGCCAGGCCGCCTTGGGCGAGCAGATCCAGATCTTCGGCGACGGGCGCCAGAAGCGCGACTTCAACCACGTGGACGACGTGGTAGACGCCTTCCTCCGCGCGGGGGCCATGGACGCGGCCGACGGGCAGGTTCTGAACCTGGGCTCGTCCCCCCCCGTCGCGCTCTTGGACTTGGTGAAGCTCATGATCGAGGTGGCGGGCGCGGGGTCCTTCATCCTCACCCCCTTTCCCCCCGAGCGGAAAAGGATCGACATCGGCGACTTCTACGCGGACACCACCAAGATCCGGAAGCTGCTGGGCTGGGAGCCGCGGGTGGCGCTCCGCCAGGGGCTCGCGGACAGCATCGCCTTCTACCGCGCGCACAAGGAGCATTACCTTTGACCGTCCCCTTCGTGGACCTGAAGGCGCGGGTGGCCGCCCTGCGGGGGGAGTTGGACGGCGCCCTGGCCCGGGTGCTCGACTCCGGCCGGTTCATCCTGGGGCCGGAGGGGGAGGCCCTGGAGGAGGAGCTGGCCCGAGCGCTCGGGGCCGAGCACGCGGTGGGGGTGGCCAGCGGCACCGACGCCCTCCACCTGGGCCTGGCCGCCCTGGGGGTGGGGGCGGGGGACGAGGTCGTGACCTCGCCCCTCTCCGCCGCCTTCACCGCTCTGGCCAT
Proteins encoded:
- a CDS encoding glycosyltransferase family 2 protein, which produces MTASRPSLSIFFPAYNDAGTIASLALVAHMTARTLTDDHEVIVVDDGSPDHTGQILDEMTRHFPWLKVVHHDKNRGYGGALRTGFRTASKELIFYTDGDAQYDPREMVKLHAALLPGVDFVNGYKIWRHDPLHRFIIGKIYHWFVKLAFGLRLRDVDCDFRLMRREVFRKVELTRSSGVICVELMKKVQDHGFRLAEVPVHHYHRTYGKSQFFNFPRVARTLVDLTRLWWELVVRRDHLKEAPAPVREPAPDPKER
- a CDS encoding NAD-dependent epimerase/dehydratase family protein; translation: MADHRDFYRGRRVLVTGGLGFIGSNLCRALADLGAEVLAVDSLLPDYGGNLFNLAGYEQRVRINIADVRGHGMEYLVRDQEVLFNLAGQVSHLDSMNDPFTDLEINCRSQLSILESVRKSNPGVKIVYAGTRQVYGKPMRLPVDESHLLNPVDVNGINKISGEFYHLVYHSVYGIRASSLRLTNTYGPRQLIKHNRQGFIGWFIRQAALGEQIQIFGDGRQKRDFNHVDDVVDAFLRAGAMDAADGQVLNLGSSPPVALLDLVKLMIEVAGAGSFILTPFPPERKRIDIGDFYADTTKIRKLLGWEPRVALRQGLADSIAFYRAHKEHYL